Proteins co-encoded in one Melanotaenia boesemani isolate fMelBoe1 chromosome 23, fMelBoe1.pri, whole genome shotgun sequence genomic window:
- the btg1 gene encoding protein BTG1 encodes MHTLCARGTMKPEINAAVGFLSRFLRVKGHVNDRQVQTFSQSLQDILAEQYQHHWFPDRPCKGSGYRCIRINHKMDPLVGQAGQRIGLTIQQLYLLLPSELTLWVDPFEVSYRIGEDGSICVLYESQPGPVGMPVSATTSSTSGSSMVESHLSCKDELRVLGRTSPSKAYNNMMTVSS; translated from the exons ATGCATACCCTTTGTGCCCGGGGAACGATGAAACCAGAGATCAACGCCGCCGTCGGATTTCTGTCGAGATTTCTGAGGGTAAAAGGACACGTAAACGATCGACAGGTCCAAACGTTCAGCCAAAGCTTACAGGATATTTTGGCAG AACAATATCAGCACCACTGGTTCCCAGATAGGCCCTGCAAGGGCTCGGGTTACCGCTGCATCCGCATCAACCACAAGATGGACCCACTGGTGGGGCAGGCGGGCCAGCGCATCGGCCTGACCATCCAGCAACTCTACCTGCTGCTGCCCAGTGAGCTCACGCTCTGGGTGGACCCCTTTGAGGTGTCCTATCGCATCGGCGAGGACGGCTCCATCTGCGTCCTGTATGAGTCACAGCCGGGTCCGGTTGGAATGCCAGTGTCGGCCACCACCAGCTCCACCTCAGGAAGCTCCATGGTGGAAAGTCACCTCAGCTGCAAGGATGAACTGAGGGTTCTGGGCAGAACCAGTCCCTCCAAAGCCTACAATAATATGATGACAGTGTCCAGTTAA